GGCGGCAACCGTCTTCGTACGAGGCTTCTTCGTAGAGGCCGTTTTCGTACTGGGCTTCTTCGTAGGAGCCGTCTTCGTACCGGACTTCTTCGTACCGGACTTCTTCGTAGAGGCCGTTTTCGTAGGGGTCGTCTCCGTGGCGGCCGCCGCGGAGTCACCGGCCGCCCCCATGGATCTGCCGGACGCCGACTGCTGTCCGGCGGTCTTCTTCGCCACCATGGCCGCGGCCCCTTCACGTTTTGTGACCTTGCACGCGAATCGTGCTGGGACGATAAATCGACTTGAGTCCCGCGGCAACGGGGCACGCCGCCCGGTCCACCCGCCCCGCGCGTACCGCACGGCGAGTCTGCAAGCGTTGTGCCCAGCTCCCCGCCGGGTAATCCGGCGCGCCGGGCGTCCCGGGATGCGAACACCGGCGCCTCGGCATTCGGGTCAGTGCGCACCTCTACCGGGCTTCGCCACCCCCTCCCCCGCGGGCCCCGCAAAACCGGTCGGCCGCTGTCGGCCGGGCGCCGTACACTGGGCGCAGCGAGAAGCGTGGATGGGGACGAGTAGCGGCGTAGGCGGCCAGGAGCGACCCGGGGACGGTGTGAGCCCGGGGGCGAGCGCGACGCGAAGATCACCCCGGAGCCGCCGGAAGAAAGCCGCAGCGAGCCCGCAGCGGCCGGTAGAACCGGTATCGCGACCCCAATGAGGGGGCTCGCCGACGTGCGGAAAGCGTCGGAGGGCCAAGGAGGGTGGTACCGCGGGAGCGCGCCGCACGGCGCAGGTGACAGCCCAGCTCTCGTCCCTCCGGACGGAAGGCAGAAGTCCGCCGGAGGAAGTTCGTTGGATACGCAGCCGAGTACACAGCCGCAGTACCGCCAGGTGCCGGCCCAGATCGACCTGCCCGCCCTTGAGCACGCCGTGCTCGACTTCTGGGCCGAGCAGAAGATCTTCGCCAAGACCCTTGAGCAGTCCGAGGGCCGCCCGGAGTGGGTGTTCTACGAAGGCCCGCCCACGGCCAACGGCATGCCGGGCGCCCACCACATCGAGGCCCGCGTCTTCAAGGACGTCTTCCCGCGCTTCCGCACCATGCGCGGCTACCACGTGGGCCGCAAGGCCGGCTGGGACTGCCACGGCCTCCCGGTGGAGCTGGCGGTCGAGAAGGAGCTGGGCTTCAACGGCAAGAAGGACATCGAGGCGTACGGCATCGCCGAGTTCAACGCCAGGTGCCGTGAGTCCGTGACCCGCCACACCGACGCGTTCGAAGAGCTCACGACCCGCATGGGCTACTGGGCCGACCTGAACGACCCGTACCGGACGATGGACCCCGAGTACATCGAAAGTGTCTGGTGGTCGCTCAAGGAGATCTTCAACAAGGGTCTGCTGACCCAGGACCATCGCGTCGCCCCCTGGTGCCCGCGCTGTGGCACGGGCCTGTCGGACCACGAGCTGGCGCAGGGCTACGAGACGGTCGTCGACCCCTCGGTGTTCGTGCGGTTCCCGCTCACCTCCGGCCCGCTCGCGGGCGAGGCCGCGCTCCTGGTGTGGACGACGACCCCGTGGACCCTGGTGTCCAACACGGCGGTCGCCGCGCACCCCGAGGTGACGTACGTGGTCGCGACGGACGGCCGGGAGAAGCTCGTCGTCGCCGAGCCGCTCGTCGGGAAGTCCCTCGGCGAGGGCTGGGAGACCACCGGCCAGTCCTTCACGGGCGCCGAGATGGAGCGCTGGACGTACCAGCGTCCCTTCGAGCTCGTCGAGTTCCCGAAGGACGAGCCCGCCCACTACGTGGTCAACGCGGAGTACGTGACCACCGAGGACGGTACGGGTCTGGTCCACCAGTCCCCCGCCTTCGGTGCGGACGACCTCCTGGTCTGCCGCGCGTACGGGCTGCCGGTCGTGAACCCCGTGCGCCCCGACGGCACCTTCGAGGAGGACGTCCCCCTCGTGGGCGGTGTCTTCTTCAAGAAGGCCGACGAACAGCTCACCGAAGACCTCCAGAGCCGCGGTCTGCTCTTCAAGCACATCCCGTACGAGCACAGCTACCCGCACTGCTGGCGCTGCCACACCGCGCTCCTCTACTACGCGCAGCCGTCCTGGTACATCCGCACCACTGCGGTCAAGGACCGGCTCCTCCAGGAGAACGAGAAGACCAACTGGTTCCCGGACTCGGTCAAGAACGGCCGCTACGGGGACTGGCTGAACAACAACATCGACTGGGCCCTGTCCCGCAACCGCTACTGGGGCACGCCGCTGCCGATCTGGCGCTGTGAGGACGACCACCTCACCGTCGTCGGCTCCCGCGCGGAGCTCACCGAGCTGACGGGCACCGACCAGTCGGAGCTGGACCCGCACCGCCCGTTCATCGACGAGGTCACGTTCGCCTGCCCGACCTGCGAGAAGACGGCCACGCGCGTGCCGGAGGTCATCGACGCCTGGTACGACTCGGGTTCGATGCCGTTCGCGCAGTGGGGCTACCCGTACAAGAACAAGGAGCTCTTCGAGAGCCGCTACCCGGCGCAGTTCATCTCGGAGGCCATCGACCAGACCCGCGGCTGGTTCTACACGCTGATGGCCGTCGGCACCCTGGTCTTCGACAAGTCGTCGTACGAGAACGTGGTCTGTCTCGGCCACATCCTCGCCGAGGACGGCCGCAAGATGTCCAAGCACCTGGGCAACATCCTGCAGCCGATCCCGCTGATGGACCAGCACGGCGCGGACGCCGTGCGGTGGTTCATGGCGGCCGGCGGCTCCCCCTGGGCGGCCCGCCGCGTCGGTCACGGCACCATCCAGGAGGTCGTCCGCAAGACGCTCCTCACGTACTGGAACACGGTCGCCTTCCAGGCCCTGTACGCGCGCACGGCGGGCTGGGCGCCCAGCACGGCCGACCCGGCCCCGGCGGACCGCCCGGTCCTCGACCGCTGGCTCCTGTCCGAACTGCACGCGCTCACCGACCAGGTGACGCAGGCTCTGGAGTCGTACGACACCCAGCGGGCCGGCAAGCTGCTCTCGGCCTTCGTCGACGACCTGTCGAACTGGTACGTACGCCGCTCGCGTCGCCGCTTCTGGCAGGGCGACAAGGCGGCCCTGCGCACCCTGCACGAGGTCGTCGAGACGGTCACACGGCTGATGGCCCCGCTGACCCCGTTCATCACCGAGCGGGTCTGGCAGGACCTCGTGGTGCCGGTGTCCGCCGACGCCCCGGAGTCCGTGCACCTGTCGAGCTGGCCGGAGGCGGACCTGTCCGTCATCGACCCGGAGCTGTCGAAGCAGATGGTGCTCGTACGCCGTCTCGTGGAGCTGGGCCGTGCCACGCGCGCGGAGTCGGGTGTCAAGACGCGCCAGCCGCTGTCCCGCGCGCTGGTCGCGGCGACCGGTTTCGGCTCCCTCGACCGTGAGCTGCACGCGCAGATCACCGAGGAGCTGAACGTGAGCTCGCTCGCGTCCCTGTCCGAGGTGGGCGGCTCGCTGGTCGACACGACGGCGAAAGCGAACTTCCGGGCGCTGGGCAAGCGGTTCGGCAAGGGCGTCCAGGCGGTGGCGAAGGCCGTCGCCGAGGCCGACGCGGCGGCGCTGTCCCTGGCCCTGCGCGAGGGCACGGCGTCGGTGGAGGTCGACGGGGAGACCGTCACGCTCGCCCCGGACGAGGTCATCATCACAGAGACCCCGCGCGAGGGCTGGTCCGTCGCCTCGGATTCCGGCGCGACGGTCGCGCTCGACCTGGAGCTGACGGAGGAGCTGAGGCAGGCCGGCTTGGCCCGGGACGCCATCCGGCTGATCCAGGAGGCCCGCAAGAACAGCGGCCTCGACGTGGCCGACCGGATCGCCCTGCGCTGGACGTCCACGGACCCGAAGGTCATCGCGGCGCTCACCGAGCACGCCGCCCTGATCGCGGACGAGGTCCTGGCCACGGACTTCGCCCAGGGCGAACCGGACGACACCTACGGCCCGGCGTTCACGGACACCCCCCTGTCCCTGACATTCCACCTCCACAAGGCATAACAGCCGCCCTGCCCGCCACCCAGCGGGCAGGGCGGCCCCTCCACCCCATCCCCACCCCCCTGCGGGCATGCGTGCCGCTAGGGGCGGCACGGGTGGGCGCAGCGGCACCTGCAAGCGCAGGCCCGCGACAGCCCCGTGACCTGCGCACCAGCACCGGGCACCGAGAAGGCCCCGGGCACCGAAACTCTGGTGCCGGGGCCTTCTCGTCCCCCAGAGGCAAAAAAGACAGCAAAAAGGGCGGAGCCCCCGGAAAACCGGGGGCTCCGCCCTGAACGCTGCCGACGCCTAAGGCGTACGAGAGGCCGTCAGTTGTCGTCCTCGTCGATCAAAAAGCCCCGCATCGGCGAAGGCGCCTGCTGCATGGGCGAGGGCCCCTGCGGCCGAACCGGCGCCATCGGCTGGGTCATGGCCGGCGACATCTGCTGCTGACCGCCGTAGGACTGCGCACCGGGACCGGGGCCACCCATCGGGTTGCCACCGTAGGACGGCGCGCTCGCCCCGGCCGGAGCCATGGACGGGCTCGGCGACGACGGAAGGGAGGCGGTCGCCGGGGTGCGCGGCGGAGCCAGCGAGTCGTCGGCCTGGGTCTCCAGCTGACGCAGCTGCGACTCCAGGTAGGACTTCAGGCGCGTACGGTACTCGCGCTCGAAGCCTCGCAGGTCCTCGACCTTGCGCTCCAGCGTGGCGCGGGCGGACTCCAGGGAACCCATCGCGACGCGGTGCTTCTCCTGCGCGTCCCGCTCCAGGGCGTCGGCCTTGGCACGGGCGTCGCGCTCCAGACCCTCGGCGCGGCTGCGGGCCTCGCCGACGATCTTGTTGGCCTCGGAACGGGCCTCGGCGATCGCCTGGTCGGCCGTCTGCTGGGCCAGCGAGAGCACACGGGCGGCGCTGTCGCCACCGGGGCCCTGACCGGGCTGTCCCATCTGCGGGCCGTGCCCGCCCATCGGACCACCCATGGGGCCGCCCATCGGGCCACCCATCTGCTGGGGCATCTGCTGCTGCATCTGTCCCTGCATGGGGCCGGGGCCCTGTCCCATGCCGCCCTGGCCCATCGGACCCTGACCCATGCCGCCCTGGCCCATCGGACCCTGGCCCATGGGGCCCTGACCCATCTGGCCGGGGCCCTGCTGGCCGCCCTGGGCGCTGGGGCCCGCGGGAAGCTGCGGCGCACCGCTCGGCAGCTGCGGCGGGCCGCCCATGGGGCCGCCCATCTGCTGCTGCGGCGGACCCGATATGCCGGCGGGTACGGGAGCGCCCGGACCGCCGCGCATGCCCTGCGGCGGACCCTGCTGTTGCTGCGGATCCTGCTGTTCGGGTGGCTTGCGCATGCCCTGTTGCTGGTTCTGCGCGGCGGCGCGTGTGGCGGCTGCCAGCTTGGCGCGCAGGTCCTCGTTCTCGCGGAGCAGGCGGGTCAGTTCGGCTTCGACCTCATCGAGGAAGGCATCGACCTCGTCCTCGTCATAGCCTTCTCGGAGGCGGACGGTCGTGAACTGCTTGTTCCGCACGTCCTCGGGGGTCAACGGCATCTCTTCACCTCAACGTAGTCGTCGGCATCGTCGGCGTTCGGCAAGACCGTATCGTTCACAGCCGGCTCACAACGGAGATCAGGATGTAGACGATGATCATCAGTACGAAGAAGGACAGGTCGAGCGCCACGCCCCCGAGACGTAGCGGCGGAATGAACCGCCGCAGAAGCTTGAGCGGTGGATCAGTGACAGTGTAGGTCGCCTCAAGAACGACCACCATCGCCTTGCCGGGTTGCCATGAGCGGGCGAACTGGAACACGTAGTCCATGACCAACCGGAAGATCAGCACGATGAGGAAACACATCAGCACGACGTAGAGAACCTGCCCGACCACGCTCATGATTCCGTGCGTCCCTCTCCCCTGTTTCCCTGCTGCTCCGGTCCTGCGTCTCAGCTCTGGTTGAAGAACCCGCCCTCTGCGATGCGAGCCTTGTCCTCCGCCGTGACATCGACGTTAGCAGGCGACAACAGGAACACCTTCTGCGTCACCCGCTCGATGCTCCCGTGGAGACCGAACACCAAACCGGCCGCGAAGTCGACAAGTCGCTTGGCGTCCGTGTCATCCATCTCGGTCAGATTCATGATCACCGGGGTGCCCTCACGGAAGTGTTCCCCGATGGTACGGGCCTCGTTGTAGGTCCGGGGGTGCAGCGTGGTGATCCTGTACGGCTCTCGTTCCGACACGACCTTGGGCATGATCACCGGTGCGTTCTTCTCCAGGCTTTGACGTTCTTGTGTGATGGACGCCACGGGGGCGATGCGGGCCGGGCGGCCGGATTCAGCGCCCAGCGAAGCGGAATGCGGCACGGGCTCGCGCTGCACCGGTGGATGCACCACTCGTACCGGTTCGTCCCTTTGGGACTGGTGTGGCTGGTGCGACTGATGCGACGGCTCATGCCGTCGGCGGTCCCGCTCGGGCTCAGGGTCAAGCTCGGGCTCGAAGTCGTCATCGGGGTCGAAGCCCCTGCCGTCGTACCCATCGTCCTCCACGAGGCCGAGGTAGACCGCCATCTTGCGCATCGCGCCGGCCATGCTCTGAGTCCTCCGCTCTGTGGTGGATCGGCTGACTGTTGCCAAGTGCCCGCGATCCACGAGGTCGTCTGCCCGCCAGC
This sequence is a window from Streptomyces ortus. Protein-coding genes within it:
- a CDS encoding YggT family protein, whose amino-acid sequence is MSVVGQVLYVVLMCFLIVLIFRLVMDYVFQFARSWQPGKAMVVVLEATYTVTDPPLKLLRRFIPPLRLGGVALDLSFFVLMIIVYILISVVSRL
- a CDS encoding pentapeptide repeat-containing protein, whose product is MLGGRLPGRPLPGRLRRLRGSRLRGARFRGARFRGSRLGGARFGGNRLRTRLLRRGRFRTGLLRRSRLRTGLLRTGLLRRGRFRRGRLRGGRRGVTGRPHGSAGRRLLSGGLLRHHGRGPFTFCDLARESCWDDKST
- a CDS encoding cell division protein SepF, with translation MAGAMRKMAVYLGLVEDDGYDGRGFDPDDDFEPELDPEPERDRRRHEPSHQSHQPHQSQRDEPVRVVHPPVQREPVPHSASLGAESGRPARIAPVASITQERQSLEKNAPVIMPKVVSEREPYRITTLHPRTYNEARTIGEHFREGTPVIMNLTEMDDTDAKRLVDFAAGLVFGLHGSIERVTQKVFLLSPANVDVTAEDKARIAEGGFFNQS
- a CDS encoding DivIVA domain-containing protein, whose protein sequence is MPLTPEDVRNKQFTTVRLREGYDEDEVDAFLDEVEAELTRLLRENEDLRAKLAAATRAAAQNQQQGMRKPPEQQDPQQQQGPPQGMRGGPGAPVPAGISGPPQQQMGGPMGGPPQLPSGAPQLPAGPSAQGGQQGPGQMGQGPMGQGPMGQGGMGQGPMGQGGMGQGPGPMQGQMQQQMPQQMGGPMGGPMGGPMGGHGPQMGQPGQGPGGDSAARVLSLAQQTADQAIAEARSEANKIVGEARSRAEGLERDARAKADALERDAQEKHRVAMGSLESARATLERKVEDLRGFEREYRTRLKSYLESQLRQLETQADDSLAPPRTPATASLPSSPSPSMAPAGASAPSYGGNPMGGPGPGAQSYGGQQQMSPAMTQPMAPVRPQGPSPMQQAPSPMRGFLIDEDDN
- the ileS gene encoding isoleucine--tRNA ligase, whose amino-acid sequence is MDTQPSTQPQYRQVPAQIDLPALEHAVLDFWAEQKIFAKTLEQSEGRPEWVFYEGPPTANGMPGAHHIEARVFKDVFPRFRTMRGYHVGRKAGWDCHGLPVELAVEKELGFNGKKDIEAYGIAEFNARCRESVTRHTDAFEELTTRMGYWADLNDPYRTMDPEYIESVWWSLKEIFNKGLLTQDHRVAPWCPRCGTGLSDHELAQGYETVVDPSVFVRFPLTSGPLAGEAALLVWTTTPWTLVSNTAVAAHPEVTYVVATDGREKLVVAEPLVGKSLGEGWETTGQSFTGAEMERWTYQRPFELVEFPKDEPAHYVVNAEYVTTEDGTGLVHQSPAFGADDLLVCRAYGLPVVNPVRPDGTFEEDVPLVGGVFFKKADEQLTEDLQSRGLLFKHIPYEHSYPHCWRCHTALLYYAQPSWYIRTTAVKDRLLQENEKTNWFPDSVKNGRYGDWLNNNIDWALSRNRYWGTPLPIWRCEDDHLTVVGSRAELTELTGTDQSELDPHRPFIDEVTFACPTCEKTATRVPEVIDAWYDSGSMPFAQWGYPYKNKELFESRYPAQFISEAIDQTRGWFYTLMAVGTLVFDKSSYENVVCLGHILAEDGRKMSKHLGNILQPIPLMDQHGADAVRWFMAAGGSPWAARRVGHGTIQEVVRKTLLTYWNTVAFQALYARTAGWAPSTADPAPADRPVLDRWLLSELHALTDQVTQALESYDTQRAGKLLSAFVDDLSNWYVRRSRRRFWQGDKAALRTLHEVVETVTRLMAPLTPFITERVWQDLVVPVSADAPESVHLSSWPEADLSVIDPELSKQMVLVRRLVELGRATRAESGVKTRQPLSRALVAATGFGSLDRELHAQITEELNVSSLASLSEVGGSLVDTTAKANFRALGKRFGKGVQAVAKAVAEADAAALSLALREGTASVEVDGETVTLAPDEVIITETPREGWSVASDSGATVALDLELTEELRQAGLARDAIRLIQEARKNSGLDVADRIALRWTSTDPKVIAALTEHAALIADEVLATDFAQGEPDDTYGPAFTDTPLSLTFHLHKA